The following coding sequences lie in one Silvanigrella aquatica genomic window:
- a CDS encoding TerC family protein, which translates to MIDINFTYILIIIQLIILEGLLSFDNALALAALVRKKLKDPIQQKRALVWGIWGAYILRIGIIFVGVWLMKYEWVKALAGAYLVYLAIHELFFHKNNAHEFDELNNGSGGSNGSSLLVGTKAFVMVILQVELMDLMFSIDSIAVALAISDVKWVLVTGAVLGVLLMRIAAQFFITLIEKFPILEKTAFVLVGIAGLNVILKLKDLNLGFTYLTIDKPMPEGLFLGLMVGILVFAMVLNKLFPKKFA; encoded by the coding sequence TTGATAGATATTAATTTTACATATATCCTTATAATCATACAGCTTATTATTCTTGAAGGGTTACTCAGTTTTGATAATGCCCTGGCTCTTGCTGCATTGGTGAGAAAGAAATTGAAAGATCCCATCCAACAAAAGAGAGCTCTCGTTTGGGGAATTTGGGGTGCTTATATCCTAAGAATTGGAATTATTTTTGTTGGTGTTTGGCTGATGAAATATGAATGGGTTAAAGCACTCGCAGGAGCTTATTTAGTTTATTTAGCAATTCATGAATTATTTTTCCATAAAAATAATGCCCATGAGTTTGATGAATTAAATAATGGAAGTGGTGGTAGCAATGGCTCTTCACTTCTTGTTGGTACGAAAGCATTTGTTATGGTTATTTTGCAAGTAGAGCTAATGGATTTGATGTTTTCCATCGATTCTATAGCTGTTGCTTTAGCTATTTCCGATGTAAAATGGGTATTGGTAACAGGTGCCGTTTTAGGTGTGTTACTTATGAGAATTGCTGCGCAGTTTTTTATTACCCTTATCGAGAAATTCCCCATTCTAGAAAAAACAGCCTTTGTTCTTGTCGGTATAGCAGGATTAAATGTGATCTTAAAATTAAAAGATCTCAATTTAGGATTTACTTATTTAACCATTGATAAACCCATGCCTGAAGGGCTATTTTTAGGACTTATGGTTGGAATACTTGTATTTGCAATGGTATTAAATAAATTATTTCCTAAAAAATTTGCATAA
- a CDS encoding 3,4-dihydroxy-2-butanone-4-phosphate synthase yields the protein MHISDQYVSELFSIKEKMNNCLKSFQKGELILVGDDGLRENEVDLVFHANGATPENVNFAITHAKGLLCVSLSHDLANKLGFSTAPQLPGGMAHTNFTISVDAKHNITNGISAKDRAHTIGLMAQPQATHDDFISPGHIFPLRAMNGGLLARAGHTEALYEICRMSHLPYAAAMCEILGENGEALNPQQLSKNLDKKCVFHNIPYISTVDILWNRILFEKSHETQFYEDKQFLSSTKREEPISVYILKPGLEKNITLPTVISIYDKNITPESIRITITNSCSKWENSVSLKECSAEISLFSLGNCIEKIPKFVKDFCDMSAKEGLNGTKTSVKRAISILRSLQFIQEINNHNISLQYIVQKVKFLSDDDKEFFMAVSKISS from the coding sequence GTGCATATAAGTGATCAATACGTTTCGGAATTATTTTCAATTAAGGAAAAAATGAATAATTGCTTAAAATCTTTTCAAAAAGGAGAGCTTATTTTAGTAGGAGATGATGGCTTAAGAGAAAATGAAGTCGATCTTGTTTTTCACGCTAATGGCGCCACTCCTGAAAATGTAAACTTCGCAATTACACATGCAAAAGGCTTACTTTGCGTTTCTTTAAGTCATGATCTTGCGAATAAATTAGGATTTAGCACCGCGCCTCAGTTACCTGGAGGCATGGCTCACACAAACTTTACAATATCTGTAGATGCCAAGCACAATATAACAAATGGAATTTCAGCAAAAGATCGTGCCCATACGATTGGCTTAATGGCACAGCCTCAAGCTACGCACGATGATTTTATTTCACCAGGTCATATTTTTCCGTTACGAGCTATGAACGGAGGATTATTAGCACGTGCAGGGCACACAGAAGCACTCTATGAGATTTGTCGCATGAGCCATTTGCCTTACGCGGCTGCCATGTGCGAGATTTTGGGAGAAAATGGAGAAGCGCTAAATCCCCAACAGCTTTCAAAGAATTTAGATAAAAAATGCGTTTTTCATAATATCCCTTATATTTCAACTGTGGATATTTTATGGAACCGTATTTTATTTGAAAAGAGTCATGAAACCCAATTTTATGAAGATAAACAATTTCTTTCCTCCACAAAAAGAGAAGAGCCCATATCTGTTTATATATTAAAACCGGGGCTCGAAAAAAATATAACATTGCCGACTGTCATAAGTATTTATGATAAAAATATCACGCCTGAATCCATACGAATAACAATAACAAACTCTTGTTCTAAATGGGAAAACTCTGTTTCTTTAAAAGAATGTTCTGCCGAAATATCCCTATTCAGCTTAGGAAACTGCATTGAAAAAATTCCAAAATTTGTAAAAGATTTTTGTGATATGAGTGCAAAAGAAGGCTTAAATGGAACAAAAACTTCAGTCAAAAGAGCTATCAGTATTCTTCGTTCCCTGCAATTTATACAAGAAATAAATAATCACAATATTTCTCTTCAATATATTGTTCAAAAAGTGAAATTTTTATCCGACGATGACAAAGAGTTTTTTATGGCTGTCAGCAAAATTTCATCTTAA
- the ftsY gene encoding signal recognition particle-docking protein FtsY, which translates to MNYLSSDQFTIAVSIAVSVIALLIIVNLIRNGKKAPPKSLPKDSIRETIIDISERRHDPNLVPEKPKEKSNKFVPDVPKEVSPKDTIEIHNWFDRLKTGLRKTHTQIVHGLDEFFISKQDKATREEALETLFELLVQADVGVKTSEYLVDKVKSRIQKEDYSDAKIFKNILREEIFNILTATRENPKGTLENPLQSLADKKLPHVVVIVGVNGVGKTTTTGKLAFKSHLRGQKVVIGAADTFRAAAVEQLAVWAQRSKADMIRLKEGSDPASVAFETVKKASENNASICLIDTAGRLQNRQDLMQELAKIGRVIAKENPDAPHEVLLVLDATTGQNALQQARVFKEVVNITGLVLTKLDGTAKGGIAIAIAAELGVPIRYIGVGESVEDLEVFEAHEFVNALFSETNN; encoded by the coding sequence ATGAATTATTTAAGCAGCGATCAATTCACGATTGCAGTCAGCATTGCCGTTTCTGTCATTGCTTTACTTATAATTGTTAATCTTATTCGTAATGGAAAAAAAGCTCCTCCTAAGTCTCTCCCCAAAGATTCTATTCGTGAGACCATTATCGATATTTCGGAAAGAAGACACGATCCCAATCTTGTTCCAGAAAAGCCGAAAGAAAAATCAAATAAATTTGTTCCTGATGTGCCTAAAGAAGTCTCACCTAAAGACACCATTGAAATTCATAATTGGTTTGATCGTTTAAAAACCGGTTTGAGAAAAACGCACACACAAATTGTGCATGGGCTCGATGAGTTTTTTATTTCAAAACAAGATAAAGCAACCCGAGAAGAAGCACTAGAAACGCTTTTTGAGTTGTTAGTTCAAGCCGATGTCGGTGTAAAAACATCGGAATATTTAGTGGATAAAGTAAAAAGTCGAATTCAAAAAGAAGATTATTCTGATGCGAAAATATTTAAAAATATTTTGCGTGAAGAAATATTTAACATTCTTACGGCGACAAGAGAAAATCCTAAAGGAACTTTAGAAAATCCCTTGCAAAGTTTAGCGGATAAAAAACTTCCTCATGTTGTCGTGATTGTGGGCGTTAATGGTGTGGGTAAAACCACAACGACTGGAAAGCTGGCATTTAAATCGCATCTTCGTGGCCAAAAAGTTGTTATAGGAGCAGCTGATACTTTTCGTGCTGCCGCTGTAGAACAACTCGCTGTTTGGGCACAGCGCTCCAAGGCGGATATGATTCGTTTAAAGGAAGGCTCCGATCCTGCTTCTGTGGCTTTTGAAACAGTGAAAAAGGCCTCAGAGAATAATGCAAGTATTTGTTTAATTGATACGGCAGGAAGACTTCAAAATAGGCAAGATCTCATGCAAGAATTAGCAAAAATTGGTCGTGTTATTGCTAAAGAAAACCCCGATGCACCTCATGAAGTCTTATTGGTTCTCGATGCTACAACGGGTCAAAATGCGCTGCAACAAGCACGCGTCTTTAAAGAAGTCGTAAATATTACGGGGCTTGTATTAACAAAATTAGATGGCACAGCAAAAGGCGGCATTGCCATTGCCATTGCCGCTGAGCTCGGAGTGCCTATTCGTTATATCGGCGTAGGTGAGTCTGTTGAAGATTTAGAAGTATTTGAGGCTCATGAATTTGTAAATGCTTTATTTTCAGAGACAAATAATTAA
- a CDS encoding VOC family protein gives MSNNSPWVRSIGHLALVIDDLDKGKWFFGEVLQTPFYMYKGEQIMVEMGSSVFVAKLSKDAVDKSRQTGDMGRQVLDHYGFQAESPEQVDHFYRRIVDFNLEIVREPQERSDGKAFYFRDPFGNLVEYFWYNRKN, from the coding sequence ATGAGCAATAACAGCCCGTGGGTAAGAAGTATTGGTCATCTTGCCCTTGTTATTGATGATCTTGATAAAGGAAAGTGGTTTTTTGGTGAAGTGTTGCAAACACCTTTTTATATGTATAAAGGTGAGCAAATTATGGTAGAAATGGGTTCTTCCGTATTTGTTGCAAAACTTTCTAAAGATGCTGTAGATAAATCTCGCCAAACGGGTGATATGGGAAGACAGGTTCTTGACCATTATGGTTTTCAAGCAGAAAGTCCCGAACAAGTCGATCATTTTTACCGCCGTATTGTTGATTTTAATCTTGAAATTGTGCGTGAACCTCAAGAGAGATCCGATGGTAAAGCGTTTTATTTTCGCGATCCCTTCGGAAATTTAGTAGAATATTTTTGGTATAATAGGAAAAATTAG
- a CDS encoding DUF1573 domain-containing protein: protein MCLSRIIKILQLIFIFIINFTYFSFYALAQTPTEINSQGQIPRAEFDSTRYDFGDIYRGQRLLHTYKFQNTGNGTLVFSNIHAACGCMNTKIYADDGKTAKNIFKPNETGVVNVEFNSQDFSGNLIRTITLETNMGSSSPTVTLTVTANVLQELTSNPSLLYVGKIQGEIQKSYNITMNLMSRAKSTPKSENNSKLDYILSEISNSKIADTLKESILSNLEPLKIIAVESSVPYIKVKLAPTITGQPPQIIVQFDEKSLPIGSINAKIKVWNNSTYYKNFEIPVIGESVGHVQVSAKYVEFGVVNGSRPSERVITLRSMNKGFTVTGVKVDLKKLPELKNIKDSELFEVRKDRTIHPQATSDGSVTSYLVSFKLFYPKKLNSVSSDAQGAPGVNVSGFFVVKTNDPDYKEISVPFFGVLRKEP, encoded by the coding sequence ATGTGTCTTTCTCGAATAATTAAAATATTACAATTGATTTTTATATTTATAATAAATTTTACGTATTTTTCATTTTATGCTCTTGCGCAGACCCCAACGGAAATAAATTCCCAAGGACAAATTCCACGTGCTGAATTTGATTCAACTCGTTATGATTTTGGAGATATTTATCGGGGACAAAGATTACTTCATACTTATAAATTTCAAAATACGGGTAATGGCACACTTGTATTTAGTAATATTCATGCGGCATGCGGGTGTATGAACACAAAAATTTATGCAGATGATGGCAAAACGGCAAAAAATATTTTCAAACCTAATGAAACAGGAGTTGTCAATGTTGAATTTAATTCTCAGGATTTTTCCGGGAATCTTATTCGCACCATTACATTAGAAACGAATATGGGATCGTCATCTCCGACAGTTACTTTAACGGTCACAGCAAATGTTTTACAAGAATTAACCTCTAATCCCTCTTTATTATATGTTGGTAAAATACAGGGTGAAATTCAGAAGTCTTATAATATAACTATGAATTTAATGAGTCGAGCTAAATCAACACCTAAATCGGAAAATAATTCTAAATTAGATTATATTTTATCTGAAATTTCAAATTCAAAAATTGCGGATACCCTTAAAGAAAGTATATTATCAAATTTAGAACCTTTAAAAATAATAGCAGTCGAATCCAGTGTCCCTTATATTAAAGTTAAATTAGCACCTACAATTACTGGGCAGCCACCGCAAATAATTGTGCAATTTGATGAAAAATCTTTACCTATTGGTTCTATCAATGCGAAAATTAAAGTTTGGAATAATTCTACTTACTATAAAAACTTTGAAATTCCTGTCATAGGAGAGTCTGTTGGACATGTACAAGTATCAGCAAAATATGTTGAATTTGGCGTTGTTAATGGCTCAAGACCTTCAGAACGCGTGATTACTTTACGTTCAATGAATAAAGGATTTACCGTTACGGGAGTAAAAGTTGATTTAAAAAAATTACCTGAATTAAAAAATATTAAAGATTCTGAATTATTTGAAGTCAGAAAAGATAGGACAATTCATCCTCAAGCAACTTCAGATGGCAGTGTCACATCGTACTTGGTTTCTTTTAAGCTTTTTTATCCTAAAAAACTCAATAGTGTAAGCTCAGATGCACAAGGGGCTCCTGGGGTCAATGTTTCAGGTTTTTTTGTTGTCAAAACCAATGATCCCGATTACAAAGAAATATCAGTGCCATTTTTTGGCGTACTAAGGAAAGAACCATGA
- the lnt gene encoding apolipoprotein N-acyltransferase, whose amino-acid sequence MVTIKSQILKYIALFISGTLVSMGFPGFEFPTLGIGIVLPFSLIPLFLILETLPKQRSANSNLKKHYATFTPNQRSLHAFFAIWFFGFVVQLFAFFWITSPMIYFSSLKPYAAYPMFVGISAVTSLYFPFIFSPLILKTWITTRHPTRNFPITALAMCFVFMEIIAPRFFNWTFGSLMHSEIYVNQLSSIFGFNIISFFIFFTSLSLAKAVLKFTKDKGLFIYTIVINCLVWSSVITFGYFKIQNADTNPENKKTTRIAYVQPNFTFNSIASLPLPAADAQRQNLSRLIEMSHEAIEKAIKKDGRKPDLIVWPESATQSFFLLDAQDVNITKKFAAQTQVPVLVQATKWNPEDIKTLGFEKAPLWSASFLIRPDGSKSKDFEKWIPMPFGESFPFEKYFPYLGNSYRNIFENASKVEPGTSYDALAYTEHEFVAPLICFDSIFQELPRLATTKGSASLFVNQANFVWMVNSNAGFEFSVLNKFRAIENSRGLVMVSNTGPTMAFDPYGRVILQPTKLLTQSTGFIDVPLSKDTTLYSLFANWPLILLGILSYIWLFIAMKKNTYEPRK is encoded by the coding sequence ATGGTAACAATTAAATCACAAATTCTAAAGTACATTGCCCTTTTCATAAGTGGCACCTTGGTTTCTATGGGATTTCCCGGTTTTGAATTTCCAACATTAGGAATTGGTATCGTTTTACCTTTTTCACTTATTCCCCTGTTTCTCATCCTTGAAACTCTTCCTAAACAGCGATCTGCAAATTCAAATTTAAAAAAACATTATGCGACATTTACTCCCAATCAGCGTTCTCTTCATGCTTTTTTTGCTATATGGTTTTTTGGCTTTGTAGTACAATTATTTGCCTTTTTTTGGATTACAAGTCCTATGATTTATTTTAGCTCATTGAAACCTTATGCTGCCTATCCAATGTTTGTTGGCATTTCGGCAGTAACCTCACTCTACTTTCCATTTATTTTTTCACCTTTAATTCTAAAAACTTGGATTACAACAAGACATCCCACTCGAAATTTTCCAATCACAGCCTTAGCAATGTGCTTCGTTTTTATGGAAATCATAGCTCCTCGATTTTTTAATTGGACGTTTGGAAGTTTGATGCATTCCGAAATATATGTAAACCAATTATCAAGTATTTTTGGATTTAATATTATTTCATTTTTTATTTTTTTTACAAGCCTTTCTTTAGCAAAGGCAGTCTTAAAGTTTACAAAAGACAAAGGTCTATTTATTTATACTATAGTAATCAATTGCCTTGTGTGGAGTAGCGTAATCACTTTTGGTTACTTTAAAATTCAAAATGCAGATACAAATCCAGAAAATAAGAAAACAACACGCATTGCCTATGTGCAACCTAATTTTACCTTTAATTCTATTGCCTCATTGCCACTGCCCGCAGCCGACGCGCAAAGACAAAACTTATCTCGACTTATTGAAATGAGCCATGAAGCAATTGAAAAAGCAATAAAAAAAGATGGTAGAAAACCCGATCTTATCGTATGGCCCGAAAGCGCGACACAAAGTTTCTTTCTTTTAGATGCACAAGATGTCAATATAACAAAAAAGTTTGCCGCTCAAACTCAAGTCCCTGTTTTAGTTCAAGCGACAAAATGGAATCCAGAAGATATTAAAACCTTAGGATTTGAAAAAGCGCCATTGTGGTCTGCTTCTTTTTTAATTCGTCCCGATGGTTCAAAAAGTAAAGATTTTGAAAAATGGATTCCCATGCCTTTTGGAGAAAGTTTTCCCTTTGAAAAATACTTTCCCTACTTAGGAAATTCTTATAGAAATATTTTTGAAAACGCGAGTAAAGTGGAACCGGGAACAAGTTACGATGCACTTGCCTATACCGAGCATGAATTTGTCGCACCATTAATCTGTTTTGATTCTATATTTCAAGAACTGCCCCGATTAGCGACAACAAAAGGAAGTGCCAGTCTTTTTGTAAATCAAGCCAATTTTGTTTGGATGGTAAATAGCAATGCAGGATTTGAATTCAGTGTTCTAAATAAATTTAGAGCCATTGAAAATTCAAGAGGGCTTGTTATGGTCTCAAACACGGGTCCTACAATGGCATTTGATCCCTACGGTCGCGTTATATTGCAGCCCACAAAATTGCTGACGCAAAGCACGGGATTTATAGACGTTCCTCTTTCTAAGGACACAACACTGTATTCTCTTTTTGCAAATTGGCCCCTCATTTTATTAGGAATATTATCTTATATTTGGTTATTTATTGCTATGAAAAAAAACACTTATGAACCAAGAAAATAA
- a CDS encoding AAA family ATPase produces MNQENKLNTSLLAEKLRPNLQENQKFLLGSAKKIWDRDLSQWLHKNKFHLILWGPPGSGKTTLAKLLGEASKLPFVNLSAVRDGVKEIRAAVSGKQEKPIIFIDEIHRLSRSQQDSLLPILEYSEAWIIGATTEAPTTELSAPILSRMRCIYISALNEIEILDGLYNALAFTQENDPHIFSDKYPEFNSHLKNNILPKIAKMSGGDLRFSLNLFENIIHCQNIEEENEVFKNSLKSFSTKNHYDFISAMIKSMRGSDPDAALFYAIASLDKGEDPLFILRRCIIFASEDVGNADPQALTLATSAYKAVECVGMPEGRIALSQCVTYLASTHKSNKSYIAIDKVRQWRMEAEEHGFSIAPPTELTVKGKEKYKYPHNFENSFVATEYLPESISKIKKQEKTPAYLPSDYGVELRLKSRLAELWSNTKK; encoded by the coding sequence ATGAACCAAGAAAATAAATTAAACACATCATTACTCGCAGAAAAGCTCAGACCTAACTTACAAGAAAACCAAAAATTCTTATTAGGGTCTGCAAAAAAAATTTGGGATCGCGATCTTTCACAGTGGTTGCATAAAAATAAATTTCACCTCATTCTTTGGGGGCCTCCCGGTTCTGGAAAAACAACTTTAGCTAAATTATTAGGCGAAGCTAGTAAGCTGCCTTTTGTAAATTTATCCGCTGTCCGAGATGGGGTTAAAGAAATCCGCGCAGCAGTTTCTGGGAAACAAGAAAAACCTATTATTTTTATCGATGAAATACACAGATTAAGCCGATCCCAACAAGACAGTCTTTTGCCTATTTTAGAATACTCAGAAGCTTGGATTATAGGAGCAACAACAGAAGCCCCTACTACGGAATTGAGCGCCCCTATTTTAAGTCGCATGAGATGTATTTATATTTCTGCTTTAAACGAAATTGAGATATTAGATGGATTGTATAATGCTTTAGCATTCACTCAGGAAAATGACCCACATATTTTTAGTGATAAATATCCTGAATTTAATTCGCATTTAAAAAATAATATTTTGCCAAAAATTGCTAAAATGTCAGGAGGAGATCTCCGTTTTTCTCTAAATCTATTTGAAAATATAATTCATTGCCAAAATATTGAAGAAGAAAATGAAGTCTTTAAAAACTCCTTAAAATCTTTTTCAACTAAAAATCATTATGATTTTATAAGCGCCATGATTAAAAGCATGAGAGGCAGCGATCCTGACGCTGCTTTATTTTATGCCATAGCTTCGCTAGATAAAGGTGAAGATCCTTTATTTATTTTAAGAAGATGTATTATTTTTGCTAGTGAAGATGTTGGCAATGCCGATCCTCAAGCTCTGACTCTTGCAACGAGTGCTTACAAAGCTGTGGAATGTGTTGGCATGCCAGAAGGACGCATTGCTTTATCACAGTGTGTTACTTATTTAGCAAGCACACATAAAAGTAACAAATCATACATTGCTATCGATAAAGTAAGACAATGGCGTATGGAAGCTGAAGAACATGGATTCTCAATTGCACCTCCAACTGAGCTTACTGTAAAAGGAAAAGAAAAATATAAATATCCACATAATTTTGAAAATTCATTCGTGGCTACAGAATATTTGCCAGAATCTATTTCAAAAATAAAGAAACAAGAAAAAACACCCGCATATTTGCCTTCCGATTATGGAGTTGAATTGAGATTAAAATCAAGACTTGCAGAATTATGGAGCAATACAAAAAAATAG
- a CDS encoding tetratricopeptide repeat protein: MKHLKDAKILLEQGDSAGAIEIIENLLSLSPRNTEALKMKSFIFDSWGRFDESLAILHQLGKLSSSDEDPFEELDRRIEEDRESLIYSRLTPEGRWYFQFSPLQMFVSLMGLMGCFLFLITSPSFFENSSAPVTSGLILSFLSLVVVPWILLLFLNLQGIKKILVGLGGIQVFYGLKKVVYTWEQMGSVVIEYDTNLNSDYLHMIVYSKNTREALLDFDISKTKSVVRARRHFVRLVLSYIDTVSYVPRGKATEYSKNSDSSSTNSAA, translated from the coding sequence ATGAAACATTTAAAAGATGCTAAAATTCTACTGGAACAAGGGGACTCTGCGGGGGCAATAGAGATTATTGAAAATCTTTTGTCGCTATCTCCGCGTAATACGGAAGCCCTCAAAATGAAGTCCTTCATATTTGATTCTTGGGGGCGATTTGATGAGTCTTTAGCGATTTTGCACCAGTTAGGTAAACTCTCTTCCTCGGATGAAGATCCTTTTGAAGAGCTTGATAGACGGATTGAGGAAGATAGAGAATCTCTTATTTATAGCAGACTCACTCCTGAAGGAAGATGGTATTTTCAATTCTCTCCCTTACAAATGTTTGTTTCGTTAATGGGGCTGATGGGATGTTTTCTTTTTCTCATTACGAGTCCCAGTTTTTTTGAAAATTCGTCAGCACCTGTTACATCTGGGCTCATTTTATCTTTTTTATCTTTAGTTGTTGTCCCTTGGATTTTATTATTATTTTTAAATTTGCAGGGTATAAAAAAGATCTTGGTAGGACTTGGTGGAATTCAAGTGTTTTATGGATTAAAAAAAGTGGTTTATACTTGGGAACAGATGGGATCTGTCGTCATTGAATATGATACAAATTTAAATTCTGATTATTTACACATGATTGTTTATTCAAAGAATACACGTGAAGCTCTTCTTGATTTCGATATTTCAAAAACAAAAAGTGTGGTGCGTGCACGTAGGCATTTTGTCCGATTGGTGTTAAGTTATATTGATACCGTAAGTTATGTGCCTAGAGGTAAAGCGACAGAGTACAGTAAAAATAGCGATAGTTCTTCTACGAATTCTGCAGCTTAA
- the rplI gene encoding 50S ribosomal protein L9 encodes MLVLLQANVPNLGHIGDLVKVKSGYARNYLFPRDLAVLADERNKKLLDHQRRQAEAKKQKDLSIAKELAATISALSLTIQKPVGEEDKIFGTVTTQELAEAFRAAGHDIDRRMITILDDIKLVGVYKGSVKLHPEVVAQFNIWVVAQN; translated from the coding sequence ATGCTCGTACTTTTGCAAGCAAATGTACCAAACTTAGGTCACATTGGCGACCTTGTTAAAGTGAAGTCAGGATACGCTAGGAACTATCTTTTTCCTCGCGATTTAGCTGTTTTAGCTGATGAAAGAAATAAGAAACTTCTCGATCATCAACGCCGTCAAGCGGAAGCTAAAAAACAAAAAGATCTCTCAATAGCGAAAGAACTTGCTGCTACAATCAGCGCTCTTTCACTTACAATTCAAAAACCTGTTGGTGAAGAAGATAAGATCTTTGGAACTGTTACAACTCAAGAACTTGCAGAAGCCTTTCGCGCAGCCGGTCATGACATTGATCGCCGTATGATCACTATCCTTGACGACATCAAGCTTGTTGGCGTTTATAAAGGTTCTGTGAAGCTTCATCCTGAAGTTGTGGCTCAATTCAATATTTGGGTTGTGGCTCAAAACTAA
- the rpsF gene encoding 30S ribosomal protein S6 produces MREYEAMIIAKADLPEAELSKMVSKWETIIGTDGGQVIKKESWGVRRLAYPINKQNRGNYFVYDVATNQVNVHELERVLKLEENVLRSMVIKLADQVNVEDRRLELQKQAEAAAQRAAEAAREKAESESLGARRGRDDE; encoded by the coding sequence ATGCGTGAATACGAAGCAATGATTATTGCTAAGGCTGACTTACCTGAAGCTGAACTATCCAAGATGGTTTCTAAATGGGAGACTATCATTGGAACTGATGGTGGACAAGTCATTAAAAAAGAATCTTGGGGCGTTCGCCGTCTTGCTTATCCTATAAATAAGCAAAATCGCGGCAATTATTTTGTCTATGACGTTGCTACAAATCAAGTGAATGTCCACGAGCTTGAGCGCGTTTTAAAACTCGAAGAAAACGTACTTCGCTCCATGGTTATCAAACTTGCCGATCAAGTTAATGTTGAAGATCGCCGTTTAGAACTTCAAAAACAAGCAGAAGCTGCTGCTCAAAGAGCTGCAGAGGCTGCTCGTGAAAAAGCGGAATCTGAGTCTCTCGGTGCACGTAGAGGCCGCGACGACGAGTAA
- the tnpA gene encoding IS200/IS605 family transposase, which yields MTFELDSNNHSVFSLNYHLILVIKYRKKVLTNQKMLLRLREIAEYIGKSHNVKIKEMNGEPDHVHFLLRTKPNCELSKYINAMKSATSRLLKKEFPEIKKKLWKESFWTTSYCLISVGDAPINVLKMYIENQGGVEH from the coding sequence ATGACGTTTGAGTTAGATTCTAATAATCATTCTGTATTTAGTTTAAACTATCATTTGATTTTGGTTATTAAATATAGAAAAAAAGTTTTAACAAATCAAAAAATGTTATTGCGACTTAGAGAAATTGCAGAATATATTGGTAAAAGCCACAATGTAAAAATTAAGGAAATGAATGGGGAACCCGATCATGTTCATTTTTTGCTTAGAACAAAACCAAACTGTGAACTTTCTAAATATATAAATGCGATGAAATCGGCTACAAGTAGACTTCTTAAAAAGGAATTTCCTGAAATCAAAAAGAAACTTTGGAAAGAATCTTTTTGGACAACATCCTATTGTTTAATAAGTGTAGGCGATGCTCCTATAAATGTTCTGAAAATGTATATTGAAAATCAAGGTGGAGTTGAGCATTAA
- a CDS encoding transposase, whose protein sequence is MITTYHYRIKDSGKANRVLSKMSRSVNMVWNFCKQTQQEALKNKSVKLIDDDKEIGIDIGIKTLATCSNGEKIERPNLRKNALAKMRYLKR, encoded by the coding sequence ATGATAACAACATATCACTACAGAATTAAAGATTCAGGGAAAGCAAATAGAGTGCTTTCTAAGATGTCTCGTTCTGTAAATATGGTATGGAATTTTTGCAAACAAACTCAACAAGAGGCTCTTAAAAATAAATCCGTTAAGTTAATAGATGATGATAAAGAAATTGGTATCGATATTGGAATTAAAACCCTCGCCACTTGTTCAAATGGTGAAAAGATTGAAAGGCCAAATTTAAGAAAAAATGCTTTAGCAAAAATGCGGTATTTAAAAAGATGA